In Fusarium verticillioides 7600 chromosome 4, whole genome shotgun sequence, the following proteins share a genomic window:
- a CDS encoding alcohol dehydrogenase: MAIVTNAPSSHQAAVYDKPGELSTKVVDIETPSPSAGEVLVKLSHSGVCHSDLSIMKNSWGMPFSLPDTQIGGHEGVGTVVHIGEGAGIHGFAIGDRVGVKWLRDICGSCVYCIAGEDGLCAKQSVSGMFNPGTFQQYLTVPARYLTPIPEGVSSEVAAPMLCAGLTSYAALRKVTASPGDWVVVSGAGGGLGHLVTQIAARAFGYRVIGIDQASKEDVVKESGAEVFMDAATSGEELTSQIKKLTDNLGASVVIICASSNAAYSQGLGLLRPGGTLVGVGMPGGKPVAIASAMPGPIVQKQLKIVGSILGNRQDAINVLNLAARGVITVHYQTRRLSELTEVFREMESGRLAGRAVLDLQS; the protein is encoded by the exons ATGGCAATCGTTACCAACGCTCCGTCATCCCACCAGGCTGCTGTCTACGACAAACCTGGTGAACTCAGCACCAAGGTGGTAGATATTGAGACTCCCAGCCCATCGGCAGGAGAGGTGCTGGTGAAACT GTCTCATTCCGGGGTCTGTCACTCAGACCTTTCCATCATGAAGAACTCTTGGGGGATGCCGTTTTCGCTTCCTGATA CTCAAATTGGTGGTCATGAAGGTGTTGGGACAGTTGTTCACATTGGAGAGGGTGCAGGTATACACGGCTTCGCGATCGGAGATCGAGTCGGAGTCAAATGGCTGAGGGATATCTGCGGTAGTTGTG TCTACTGCATCGCTGGAGAGGATGGCCTCTGTGCCAAGCAGTCTGTATCCGGCATGTTCAACCCAGGGACATTCCAACAATACCTCACTGTACCAGCTCGATACCTGACGCCTATTCCCGAGGGTGTGAGCTCTGAAGTAGCTGCACCGATGCTGTGCGCAGGGTTGACTTCGTACGCGGCGTTGCGTAAAGTGACGGCCAGTCCAGGTGATTGGGTTGTTGTTTCGGGTGCCGGAGGAGGTTTGGGACATCTTGTCACGCAGATAGCTGCAAGAGCCTTTGGATATCGCGTTATTGGTATCGATCAGGCAAGCAAGGAAGACGTGGTGAAGGAGAGCGGTGCTGAGGTCTTCATGGATGCTGCGACATCCGGGGAGGAATTGACCTcccagatcaagaagctcactgaCAACCTCGGCGCCAGCGTGGTAATCATATGTGCATCCAGCAACGCAGCATACTCTCAAGGCCTTGGACTATTGAGACCTGGAGGGACATTAGTCGGTGTTGGAATGCCCGGAGGCAAACCCGTCGCAATTGCAAGCGCCATGCCTGGACCTATTGTTCAAAAGCAGCTGAAGATTGTCGGATCGATATTGGGGAACCGCCAGGATGCGATTAATGTGCTGAACTTGGCTGCGAGAGGGGTGATTACTGTGCATTACCAGACAAGGAGGCTGAGTGAGTTGACGGAGGTCTTTAGGGAGATGGAAAGTGGGAGGCTTGCGGGAAGGGCTGTTTTGGATCTGCAGAGCTAA